The proteins below are encoded in one region of Amorphus orientalis:
- a CDS encoding VOC family protein, with protein MAITGLNHLTLAVTDLDRALAFYRDLLGLTLRARWADGAYLEAGDLWLCLTRDADASKAVRSDTTHAAFGVSEADFAALAEKIAAHAPLWKDNRSEGASLYFLDPDGHKLELHVGSLESRLAHYRDHPEKGVTLS; from the coding sequence ATGGCCATCACCGGACTGAACCATCTGACCCTCGCCGTGACCGACCTGGACCGCGCGCTCGCGTTCTACCGCGATCTGCTCGGGCTGACCCTGCGCGCCCGTTGGGCCGACGGCGCCTATCTGGAAGCGGGCGATCTCTGGCTGTGCCTGACGCGCGACGCGGACGCATCAAAAGCGGTGCGATCCGACACCACCCATGCGGCCTTCGGCGTTTCAGAGGCGGATTTCGCGGCGCTGGCGGAAAAGATCGCGGCCCATGCGCCGCTCTGGAAGGACAACCGCAGCGAAGGCGCCTCGCTCTATTTCCTGGATCCCGACGGCCACAAGCTGGAACTCCACGTGGGTTCGCTGGAAAGCCGGCTCGCCCACTACCGGGACCACCCGGAAAAGGGCGTCACGCTCAGCTGA
- the panB gene encoding 3-methyl-2-oxobutanoate hydroxymethyltransferase produces the protein MSATAKTKAITVPDIVARKSGEKLVSLTAYTTPVAKLADRHCDIVLVGDSVGMVMHGLKSTLDVTLEMMIMHGQAVRRGMERALMVVDLPFGSYEESPQQAFRSAARVMAETGCAAVKLEGGTSMAETIRFLTDRGIPVMAHIGLTPQAVNLFGGYRVQGRGDQALRVLADAEAIAEAGAFSVVVEKVAEPLARTITERLSIPTIGIGASAACDGQVLVVDDVLGMFTDFQPKFVKRYAEQGADADAAMEAYAADVRGGRFPSAEHIFPDNGPRLAGSGSAA, from the coding sequence GTGAGTGCCACTGCAAAGACGAAGGCGATCACCGTTCCGGATATCGTCGCCCGCAAGTCCGGCGAGAAGCTGGTCTCGCTGACCGCCTACACGACGCCGGTGGCCAAGCTGGCCGACCGCCACTGCGACATCGTCCTCGTGGGCGACAGCGTGGGCATGGTCATGCACGGGCTGAAATCGACCCTCGATGTCACCCTCGAGATGATGATCATGCACGGGCAGGCCGTCCGCCGCGGCATGGAGCGCGCGCTGATGGTGGTCGACCTTCCGTTCGGCTCCTACGAGGAGAGCCCGCAGCAGGCCTTCCGCTCGGCCGCCCGCGTGATGGCCGAAACCGGCTGCGCGGCGGTGAAGCTGGAGGGCGGCACCAGCATGGCGGAGACGATCCGTTTTCTCACCGACCGTGGCATTCCCGTGATGGCCCACATCGGGCTGACGCCGCAGGCGGTGAACCTGTTCGGTGGCTACCGGGTCCAGGGACGCGGCGATCAGGCGCTGCGCGTTCTGGCCGACGCGGAAGCGATCGCCGAGGCCGGCGCCTTCTCGGTCGTCGTGGAGAAGGTGGCCGAACCGCTGGCCCGTACGATCACCGAGCGTCTGTCGATCCCGACGATCGGCATCGGCGCCTCGGCCGCCTGCGACGGGCAGGTGCTTGTGGTCGATGACGTCCTCGGCATGTTCACCGACTTCCAGCCGAAGTTCGTGAAGCGCTATGCCGAACAGGGGGCCGACGCGGATGCGGCGATGGAAGCCTATGCGGCGGACGTGCGCGGCGGCCGCTTCCCCTCGGCCGAACACATCTTCCCGGACAACGGTCCCCGGCTGGCAGGCAGCGGTTCGGCGGCATGA
- a CDS encoding GntR family transcriptional regulator — MQDMGVENAVERGGTGPAHKGHERRKSLRDIAYETLKQQIITCELHPGEVLSEAAVSAALNIGRTPVHQALDRLMIDGLVEVLPRKGVIVRPLSLHEAVEIIDVRLLNETYCVRLAAQHADRSDIAALRRNLDRMHDAAERRETAELMQLDREFHATISAAGRNSILADFLSNLHDRAQRFWFVSLRAADHDRRVCEQHASIIEGIAAHDADAAVEAMRFHIEQFRTNVARQI, encoded by the coding sequence ATGCAGGATATGGGTGTCGAGAATGCCGTCGAGCGCGGCGGCACGGGTCCCGCGCACAAGGGCCACGAGCGGCGCAAGTCGCTGCGCGACATCGCGTACGAGACGCTCAAGCAGCAGATCATTACCTGCGAGCTGCATCCGGGCGAGGTGCTGAGCGAGGCCGCTGTCAGCGCCGCGCTGAACATCGGCCGCACGCCGGTCCACCAGGCGCTCGACCGGCTGATGATCGACGGCCTCGTCGAGGTCCTTCCGCGCAAGGGCGTGATCGTGCGGCCGCTGAGCCTGCACGAGGCGGTGGAGATCATCGACGTCCGGCTGCTCAACGAGACCTATTGCGTGCGGCTCGCCGCCCAGCACGCAGACCGCTCCGACATCGCCGCCCTGCGGCGCAATCTCGACCGCATGCACGATGCGGCCGAACGGCGCGAGACGGCGGAGCTGATGCAGCTCGACCGGGAGTTCCATGCGACCATCTCGGCCGCCGGCCGCAATTCCATCCTCGCCGACTTCCTGTCGAACCTGCACGATCGCGCCCAGCGCTTCTGGTTCGTGTCCCTGCGTGCCGCCGACCACGACCGCCGCGTCTGCGAGCAGCACGCAAGCATCATCGAGGGCATCGCAGCCCACGACGCCGACGCGGCCGTGGAGGCCATGCGCTTCCACATCGAGCAGTTCCGCACGAACGTCGCCCGGCAGATCTGA
- the dxs gene encoding 1-deoxy-D-xylulose-5-phosphate synthase encodes MTDATEPTSRTPLLDQVRDPSDLRHFADHDLRQLADELRQETIDAVSVTGGHLGAGLGVVELTVALHYVFDTPRDKVIWDVGHQCYPHKILTGRRDRIRTLRQGGGLSGFTKRSESEFDPFGAAHSSTSISAGLGFAVARDLAGEKHNVVSVIGDGAMSAGMAYEAMNNAGAMDERLIVILNDNDMSIAPPVGAMSAYLARLTSGDAYVSMREAVKGLVSHLPRFVERGAARAEEFARGLAMGGTLFEEMGFYYVGPIDGHNLQHLLPVLRNVRDAKRGPILVHAITQKGKGYAPAEGSSDKYHGVSKFDVVTGKQAKAVSNAPSYTKVFGQSLINEARKDDRIVAITAAMPSGTGIDLFEEVFPSRTFDVGIAEQHGVTFAAGLAAAGMKPFAAIYSTFLQRAYDQIVHDVAIQELPVRFAIDRAGYVGADGSTHAGSFDVAYLSCLPGFTVMAAADEAELRHMVATAAAHDSGPIAFRYPRGEGVGVEMPEAGVPLAIGKGRVLREGTTVAILSLGTRLSSALKAAEELEAQGVSTTVADARFAKPIDTDLIGRLAREHQILITVEEGSVGGFSSQVLHYLAGAGLLENGLRVRPLVMPDVFVDQDKPEQMYAAAGLDAQGIVRTVFEALGRDQVTVASARRA; translated from the coding sequence ATGACCGACGCGACCGAACCGACCTCCCGCACCCCGCTCCTGGATCAGGTGCGCGATCCGTCCGATCTCCGTCACTTCGCCGACCACGATCTGCGGCAGCTGGCGGACGAACTGCGGCAGGAGACCATCGACGCCGTCTCGGTCACCGGGGGACATCTCGGCGCGGGTCTGGGTGTCGTCGAGCTCACGGTGGCGCTTCACTACGTGTTCGACACGCCGCGCGACAAGGTGATCTGGGACGTCGGCCATCAGTGCTATCCGCACAAGATCCTGACCGGACGCCGCGACCGGATCCGCACGCTGCGCCAGGGCGGCGGCCTGTCCGGCTTCACCAAGCGGAGCGAATCGGAGTTCGACCCGTTCGGCGCGGCCCACTCCTCGACCTCCATTTCCGCCGGCCTCGGCTTTGCCGTGGCGCGGGATCTCGCCGGCGAGAAGCACAACGTGGTCTCGGTGATCGGCGACGGCGCCATGTCGGCGGGCATGGCCTACGAGGCGATGAACAACGCCGGCGCGATGGACGAGCGTCTGATCGTCATCCTCAACGACAACGACATGTCGATCGCGCCGCCGGTCGGCGCCATGAGCGCCTATCTCGCCCGGCTGACCTCCGGCGACGCCTATGTCTCCATGCGCGAAGCGGTGAAGGGGCTGGTGAGCCACCTGCCGCGCTTCGTGGAACGCGGTGCGGCGCGCGCGGAGGAGTTCGCCCGCGGACTGGCCATGGGCGGCACGCTGTTCGAGGAAATGGGCTTCTATTATGTCGGCCCGATCGACGGTCACAACCTGCAGCATCTTCTGCCGGTGCTCAGGAACGTGCGCGACGCCAAGCGCGGCCCGATCCTGGTTCACGCCATCACCCAGAAGGGCAAGGGCTATGCGCCGGCGGAAGGCTCGTCGGACAAGTATCACGGCGTGTCCAAGTTCGACGTGGTCACCGGCAAGCAGGCCAAGGCCGTGTCGAACGCACCGAGCTACACCAAGGTGTTCGGCCAGAGCCTCATCAACGAAGCGCGCAAGGACGACCGCATCGTTGCCATCACCGCGGCCATGCCGTCCGGTACCGGGATCGACCTGTTCGAGGAGGTGTTTCCGAGCCGCACCTTCGACGTGGGGATCGCCGAGCAGCACGGCGTGACGTTCGCGGCAGGCCTGGCCGCCGCCGGCATGAAACCGTTCGCCGCCATCTATTCGACCTTCCTGCAGCGCGCCTACGACCAGATCGTCCACGACGTAGCCATCCAGGAACTGCCGGTGCGCTTCGCGATCGACCGCGCTGGATATGTCGGCGCCGACGGGTCGACCCATGCCGGCTCCTTCGACGTCGCCTATCTGTCCTGTTTGCCCGGCTTCACCGTGATGGCGGCGGCGGACGAAGCGGAGCTGCGCCACATGGTGGCGACGGCGGCGGCCCACGACAGCGGGCCGATCGCCTTCCGCTATCCCCGCGGCGAAGGTGTCGGGGTCGAGATGCCGGAAGCGGGCGTACCGCTTGCGATCGGCAAGGGGCGCGTCCTGCGCGAAGGCACCACCGTCGCGATCCTCTCGCTGGGGACGCGCCTGTCCTCCGCGCTGAAGGCGGCGGAGGAACTGGAGGCCCAGGGCGTTTCCACGACGGTTGCCGACGCGCGCTTCGCCAAGCCGATCGACACGGACCTGATCGGCCGGCTCGCGCGGGAGCATCAGATCCTGATCACCGTCGAGGAAGGCTCCGTGGGCGGGTTCTCCAGCCAGGTGCTGCACTATCTCGCCGGCGCCGGGCTTCTGGAAAACGGGCTTCGGGTGCGTCCGCTGGTGATGCCGGACGTGTTCGTCGATCAGGACAAGCCGGAGCAGATGTATGCTGCGGCCGGCCTCGACGCCCAGGGTATCGTCCGCACGGTGTTCGAGGCGCTGGGGCGCGATCAGGTCACCGTCGCCAGCGCGCGTCGCGCCTAG
- a CDS encoding L-threonylcarbamoyladenylate synthase: MAFDKDPRSEALVARLTQPEDDPQAIAAAADALRRGALVAVPTETVYGLACDAASAEAVARLYAAKGRPSINPLIAHVADLAAAHREGVFDQRAERLAEAFWPGPLTLVLPRQPDCRVCEAASAGLSTLALRLPAAPLMRALAGELGRPIAAPSANLSGRISATTAEAVLEDLGGEVAVVLDSGPSPVGVESTIVDLSGPEARLLRPGGLARRDIEAVLGAPLAAPPVGAESAPAAPGLLSSHYAPEARVRLAATEVGEGEALLAFGPDLPAGAEQAVAVVNLSPRGDLNEAAAALFAALRRLDRSGAATIAVAPIPGDGLGEAIRDRLRRAAAPRGKPDRPD; this comes from the coding sequence ATGGCCTTCGACAAAGATCCCCGATCCGAAGCTCTGGTGGCGCGACTGACGCAGCCCGAGGACGATCCGCAGGCCATCGCCGCCGCCGCGGACGCGCTGCGCAGAGGTGCACTCGTCGCGGTGCCGACCGAAACCGTCTACGGGCTCGCCTGCGATGCCGCCAGCGCCGAAGCGGTCGCGCGGCTCTACGCCGCCAAGGGCCGGCCGTCCATCAATCCGCTCATCGCCCATGTGGCCGACCTTGCCGCAGCCCACCGGGAGGGCGTCTTCGACCAGCGCGCCGAACGCCTGGCCGAGGCGTTCTGGCCCGGCCCCCTCACCCTCGTGCTTCCGCGCCAGCCGGATTGCCGCGTCTGCGAAGCGGCCAGCGCTGGCCTGTCGACGCTCGCGCTTCGTCTTCCGGCCGCACCGCTGATGCGCGCCCTGGCGGGCGAGCTCGGCCGTCCCATCGCCGCGCCGAGCGCAAATCTTTCCGGCCGGATCAGCGCCACCACTGCCGAAGCCGTGCTCGAGGATCTCGGCGGCGAGGTGGCCGTGGTTCTGGACAGCGGACCGAGCCCGGTCGGGGTGGAATCCACGATCGTCGATCTCTCCGGCCCCGAAGCGCGCCTCTTGCGCCCCGGCGGCCTCGCCCGCCGGGACATCGAAGCCGTGCTCGGAGCTCCCCTCGCCGCCCCACCCGTCGGCGCTGAGAGCGCTCCTGCCGCACCGGGGCTGCTGTCGTCCCACTACGCTCCCGAAGCCCGCGTGCGGCTTGCTGCGACCGAGGTCGGCGAGGGCGAGGCGCTGCTCGCGTTCGGTCCGGACCTGCCCGCCGGTGCCGAGCAGGCCGTCGCGGTGGTCAATCTGAGCCCGCGCGGAGACCTGAACGAAGCCGCCGCCGCCCTGTTTGCGGCCCTGCGGCGTCTCGACCGCTCCGGCGCGGCAACCATCGCCGTCGCCCCCATCCCCGGGGACGGGCTGGGCGAAGCGATCCGCGACCGGCTGAGGCGGGCGGCCGCTCCGCGTGGGAAACCGGACCGGCCCGATTGA
- a CDS encoding exodeoxyribonuclease VII small subunit, with product MTDTPPQIPEDVAAMSFEQALAELEKIVGRLEQGEVPLEESIAIYERGEALKNHCETLLKRAELRVEKIQARADGTAASTEAFDPS from the coding sequence GTGACCGACACGCCCCCACAGATTCCCGAGGATGTCGCCGCCATGAGCTTCGAGCAGGCTCTGGCCGAACTTGAGAAGATCGTCGGGCGGCTGGAACAGGGCGAAGTGCCGCTGGAGGAATCGATCGCGATCTACGAGCGCGGCGAGGCCCTGAAGAATCACTGCGAGACGCTCCTCAAGCGGGCCGAGCTGCGCGTGGAGAAGATCCAGGCCCGCGCCGACGGTACCGCGGCCTCAACGGAAGCGTTCGACCCGAGCTGA
- a CDS encoding acyl-CoA dehydrogenase → MAYRAPVDEIAFTLKTVAGLDGVLSEGLFPDLSEDLVDAILEEAGRFATEALAPLNAEGDRAGSRFSDGRVETPRGWADAYRQWLDGGWSTLSGPTAFGGQDLPQALQAATVDLWNEACPSFAIAPILSSGAIEAIDAHASDGLKQLYLENLVTGKWTGTMNLTEPQAGSDLAALRTRAERAEDGTYRIFGQKIYITYGEHDLTDNIVHLVLARLPDAPAGTRGISLFLVPKFLVNEDGSLGARNDVTCRGIEHKLGLHASPTCTMGYGDDGEGAVGYLIGEENRGLACMFTMMNNARLNVGLQGVGVAERALQAAADYAAERTQGRSPDYAGEGMSPIVYHPDVKRMLLSMRALTGAARSIAYACAVAIDRAERMSGEDARFWKARADLLTPIAKAFSTDVGVEVASLGIQVHGGMGYVEETGAAQYLRDARIFPIYEGTNGIQAIDLVMRKLPMGDGAAMASWIADLRRDADRVRGANRPEFTGIGDRLLQAIGHLEDCSAWLAEARSGGREAEALAGATPFLTLAGLTGGACGLAVGAVASAGEDADRDSMTARRRALVAQVFAETHLSRTESLAREIMGGSAAISAAPVELLAS, encoded by the coding sequence ATGGCCTATCGTGCGCCCGTAGACGAGATCGCCTTTACGCTCAAGACGGTGGCCGGGCTCGACGGGGTTCTTTCCGAAGGGCTGTTTCCCGACCTGTCCGAGGATCTCGTGGACGCGATCCTGGAGGAAGCCGGACGTTTCGCGACCGAGGCGCTGGCACCGCTCAACGCCGAGGGCGACCGCGCAGGCAGCCGGTTTTCCGACGGGCGCGTGGAGACGCCGCGGGGATGGGCGGATGCCTATCGCCAGTGGCTGGACGGCGGCTGGTCGACACTTTCCGGGCCGACGGCGTTCGGCGGACAGGACCTGCCCCAGGCGCTTCAGGCGGCGACCGTCGATCTGTGGAACGAGGCCTGTCCGTCCTTCGCCATCGCGCCCATTCTCAGTTCAGGTGCCATCGAGGCGATCGACGCCCACGCGAGCGATGGCCTGAAACAGCTCTATCTGGAGAACCTCGTCACCGGGAAATGGACCGGCACGATGAACCTGACCGAGCCGCAGGCCGGCTCGGATCTGGCGGCGCTGAGGACGAGGGCGGAACGCGCCGAGGACGGCACCTACAGGATTTTCGGTCAGAAGATCTACATCACCTACGGCGAACACGACCTCACCGACAATATCGTCCATCTGGTGCTGGCCCGGCTGCCCGACGCGCCCGCCGGCACCCGGGGCATTTCGCTGTTCCTGGTGCCGAAATTCCTGGTCAACGAGGACGGTTCTCTTGGCGCCCGCAACGACGTGACCTGCCGGGGCATCGAGCACAAGCTGGGCCTGCACGCCTCGCCGACCTGCACGATGGGCTACGGCGACGACGGCGAGGGGGCGGTCGGGTATCTCATCGGTGAAGAGAATCGCGGCCTTGCCTGCATGTTCACGATGATGAACAACGCCCGTCTCAACGTCGGTCTGCAGGGCGTCGGCGTGGCCGAGCGCGCGCTGCAGGCGGCGGCCGACTACGCCGCCGAGCGGACCCAGGGCCGGTCGCCGGACTATGCCGGCGAAGGTATGAGCCCGATCGTCTACCACCCGGACGTCAAGCGCATGCTCCTGTCGATGCGCGCGCTCACCGGCGCGGCGCGGTCGATCGCCTATGCCTGCGCCGTGGCCATCGACCGCGCCGAACGGATGAGCGGCGAGGATGCCCGCTTCTGGAAGGCGCGTGCCGATCTGCTGACGCCGATCGCCAAGGCGTTCTCGACCGATGTCGGCGTCGAGGTGGCATCGCTCGGTATCCAGGTGCATGGCGGCATGGGCTATGTCGAGGAAACCGGCGCGGCCCAGTATCTGCGGGATGCGCGGATCTTCCCGATCTACGAAGGGACCAACGGCATCCAGGCCATCGACCTGGTGATGCGCAAGCTGCCCATGGGCGACGGGGCGGCGATGGCCTCCTGGATCGCCGACCTCAGGCGCGACGCGGACCGTGTGCGCGGTGCCAACCGGCCGGAGTTCACCGGCATCGGCGACCGGCTGCTGCAGGCGATCGGCCATCTGGAAGACTGCTCCGCCTGGCTCGCGGAGGCTCGCAGCGGCGGGCGCGAGGCGGAAGCCCTTGCCGGCGCGACGCCGTTCCTGACCCTCGCCGGTCTGACCGGCGGCGCCTGCGGGCTGGCGGTCGGAGCGGTGGCTTCGGCCGGGGAGGACGCGGATCGCGATTCCATGACGGCCCGACGCAGGGCGCTCGTTGCGCAGGTCTTCGCGGAGACCCATCTGAGCAGGACGGAGAGCCTGGCGCGGGAGATCATGGGTGGAAGTGCGGCCATCTCGGCCGCGCCGGTGGAGCTTCTCGCGAGCTGA
- the panC gene encoding pantoate--beta-alanine ligase has translation MSVTILRTVADLRVTVAGWRRAGETVAVVPTMGALHAGHLSLVEAAQAAADRVIVTLFVNPKQFNSPEDLAAYPRTEETDARKLEAVGDAVLYAPDGGEIYPPGFATTVSVTGVSEGLCGAHRPGHFDGVATVVAKLLLQTGADLGFFGEKDFQQLHVVRRMARDLDIPVEIVGVPIVREDDGLALSSRNVRLSPGDRTIAPALYTALSDAATRLSAGEEPADVLAHAAERVREAGYSDVEYLELRAEDDLAPLDRPDRPARLLVAAWLGGVRLIDNVKVAPASTR, from the coding sequence ATGAGCGTGACGATCCTGCGCACCGTCGCCGATCTCAGGGTGACGGTGGCGGGTTGGCGCAGGGCAGGGGAAACGGTTGCGGTCGTCCCGACCATGGGCGCGCTCCATGCCGGGCATCTCAGCCTGGTGGAGGCGGCGCAGGCGGCCGCCGACCGCGTCATCGTCACGCTGTTCGTCAATCCGAAGCAGTTCAACAGCCCTGAGGATCTGGCGGCCTATCCCCGCACCGAGGAAACCGATGCCCGCAAGCTCGAGGCCGTCGGCGACGCGGTCCTGTATGCGCCGGATGGCGGGGAAATCTATCCGCCGGGATTCGCCACCACGGTCTCTGTGACCGGCGTGTCGGAAGGGCTGTGCGGCGCCCACCGGCCCGGCCATTTCGACGGCGTAGCGACCGTCGTGGCCAAGCTCCTGCTCCAGACCGGGGCCGACCTTGGCTTCTTCGGCGAGAAGGATTTCCAGCAGCTCCACGTGGTGCGGCGCATGGCGCGGGACCTGGACATTCCGGTCGAGATCGTCGGTGTCCCGATCGTGCGGGAAGATGACGGTCTGGCGCTGTCGTCGCGCAACGTGCGCCTGTCGCCGGGGGACCGGACAATCGCGCCGGCGCTTTATACGGCGTTGTCCGACGCCGCGACGCGGCTGTCGGCGGGGGAGGAGCCCGCGGACGTGCTGGCTCACGCGGCCGAGAGGGTCCGAGAGGCCGGCTATTCCGATGTGGAGTATCTGGAGCTTCGGGCCGAGGACGACCTGGCGCCGCTGGACCGGCCCGACCGTCCGGCCCGCCTGCTGGTGGCCGCCTGGCTCGGCGGGGTCCGGTTGATCGACAACGTCAAGGTCGCCCCGGCGTCGACACGATGA
- a CDS encoding DUF2848 domain-containing protein: MTELSLRIDSLSGSREETVAISDLVIAGWTGRNKEAMEHHIAELEALGVKRPPQTPMFYRVSTSRLTTDGAIEVLGGDSSGEAEFVLIAAGDALYVGVGSDHTDRKAEAVGVSLSKQMCDKPVGVSVWPYTEVKDHWDELMVRSHAVIDGARVLYQEGPIAGMLSPDALLERYDGGRLAPGTAMFGGTLPAIGGVRPAERFECEIWDPVLNRGISCAYDIKALPDLG, from the coding sequence ATGACTGAGCTCAGCCTCCGCATCGACAGCCTGTCCGGCAGCCGGGAGGAGACGGTCGCGATCTCCGATCTGGTGATTGCCGGCTGGACCGGGCGCAACAAGGAGGCCATGGAGCACCATATCGCGGAGCTGGAGGCGCTGGGCGTGAAGCGGCCGCCGCAGACGCCGATGTTCTACCGGGTCTCGACCAGCCGGCTGACCACGGACGGCGCGATCGAGGTCCTTGGCGGCGATTCGAGCGGCGAAGCGGAGTTCGTGCTGATTGCGGCGGGCGACGCGCTCTATGTCGGCGTCGGGTCCGATCACACCGACCGCAAGGCGGAAGCGGTGGGCGTCAGCCTCTCCAAGCAGATGTGCGACAAGCCGGTCGGCGTCTCCGTCTGGCCCTATACAGAGGTGAAGGACCACTGGGACGAGCTGATGGTGCGCAGTCATGCCGTGATCGACGGCGCGCGGGTGCTCTACCAGGAAGGTCCGATCGCGGGGATGCTCTCGCCCGATGCGCTGCTGGAGCGCTACGACGGTGGACGGCTTGCGCCCGGAACCGCGATGTTCGGCGGAACGTTGCCGGCAATCGGCGGTGTGCGGCCGGCGGAGAGATTCGAGTGCGAGATCTGGGATCCGGTCCTGAACCGGGGCATCTCGTGCGCCTACGATATCAAGGCGTTGCCTGACCTCGGCTGA
- a CDS encoding histone deacetylase family protein, which translates to MSTLLLHHPKFLEHETPEGHPERADRLRAIDRILEHERFQQLERDLAKPAEEEQIVRCHPADYVDLLRRSVPETGLARIDEDTAMSPGSFEAALLGAGAACTAVDEVMSGKITNAFCALRPPGHHAEKASAMGFCFFNNAAIAARHAQAVYGAERVAIMDFDVHHGNGTQDIFWDDPTVFYGSTHQMPLYPGSGALRETGAGNIFNAPLSAGADGKAFQEAMNSRILPAMKNFKPDLVIISAGFDAHARDPLAELRLVEADFAWATYKLMEIADQCCNSRVVSVLEGGYDLEGLARSTAAHVIALMDS; encoded by the coding sequence GTGTCCACCCTCCTCCTGCATCATCCGAAATTCCTCGAGCACGAAACGCCCGAGGGGCATCCCGAACGCGCGGACCGACTGCGCGCCATCGACCGGATCCTGGAACACGAGCGGTTCCAGCAGCTCGAGCGCGACCTCGCCAAGCCGGCGGAGGAGGAGCAGATCGTGCGCTGCCACCCTGCCGACTACGTCGACCTTCTGCGCCGGAGCGTGCCGGAAACGGGCCTTGCCCGGATCGATGAGGATACGGCGATGTCGCCGGGCAGCTTCGAGGCCGCCCTTTTGGGCGCCGGCGCCGCCTGTACCGCCGTCGACGAGGTCATGAGCGGCAAGATCACCAACGCCTTCTGCGCGCTGCGCCCGCCAGGCCACCACGCCGAGAAGGCCTCGGCGATGGGCTTCTGCTTCTTCAACAACGCCGCGATCGCCGCCCGCCACGCCCAGGCCGTCTACGGCGCTGAGCGGGTCGCCATCATGGATTTCGACGTCCACCACGGCAACGGAACCCAGGACATCTTCTGGGACGATCCGACCGTGTTCTACGGCTCGACCCACCAGATGCCGCTCTATCCCGGCTCGGGCGCCCTGCGCGAAACCGGTGCCGGCAACATCTTCAATGCGCCGCTCTCAGCGGGGGCCGACGGCAAGGCCTTCCAGGAGGCGATGAACAGCCGCATCCTGCCGGCCATGAAGAACTTCAAGCCGGATCTGGTCATCATCTCCGCCGGCTTCGACGCCCATGCCCGGGACCCGCTCGCCGAGCTCAGGCTGGTGGAGGCGGATTTCGCCTGGGCCACTTACAAGCTGATGGAAATCGCGGATCAGTGCTGCAACAGCCGGGTGGTCTCGGTGCTGGAAGGCGGCTACGATCTGGAAGGGCTGGCGCGCTCCACTGCCGCCCACGTCATCGCCCTGATGGATTCCTGA